A genomic window from Pecten maximus chromosome 6, xPecMax1.1, whole genome shotgun sequence includes:
- the LOC117328740 gene encoding uncharacterized protein LOC117328740, which yields MDKTSGRVLGADIQKLVTIHRNATRQLHLIDMQLESLTKKVFNAQVNGDRGLMLRLLARKSVLNGVRRVFNQFIQNKVRQIMELSTLTAEEPDISTIVDITSPVSGHVSTSDELVPNITETSILFSRCS from the exons ATGGACAAAACTTCAGGTAGAGTCCTTGGGGCTGACATACAGAAACTTGTGACAATACACAGAAATGCTACAAGACAACTTCATCTCATAG ACATGCAATTGGAATCCCTCACCAAAAAAGTGTTCAATGCCCAGGTGAATGGAGATCGGGGCCTGATGTTACGGTTACTGGCTCGCAAGTCAGTGTTGAATGGAGTGAGGAGAGTCTTTAATCAATTCATACAGAACAAAGTTAGACAAATAATGGAGTTATCTACCCTTACAGCCGAGGAACCAGACATCAGCACAATAGTAGATATAACAAGCCCTGTGTCAGGTCATGTATCGACCTCTGATGAACTTGTACCAAACATAACAGAAACTTCCATTCTGTTTTCAAGATGTAGTTAA